A single Struthio camelus isolate bStrCam1 chromosome 6, bStrCam1.hap1, whole genome shotgun sequence DNA region contains:
- the ZC3H15 gene encoding zinc finger CCCH domain-containing protein 15, protein MPPKKQQQPPGGSKKADQKKKEKIIEDKTFGLKNKKGAKQQKFIKAVTHQVKFGQQNPRQAAQTESEKKLKKEDKKKELQELNELFKPVVAAQKISKGADPKSVVCAFFKQGQCTKGDKCKFSHDLSLERKCEKRSVYIDARDEDLEKDTMDNWDEKKLEEVVNKKHGEAEKKKPKTQIVCKYFLDAIENNKYGWFWVCPGGGDNCMYRHALPPGFVLKKDKKKEEKQDEISLEDLIEKERAALGPNVTKITLECFIAWKRRKRQEKIDKAEQDMERRKADFKAGKALVISGREVFEFRPELVDADDEEADDTQYTQGTGEDDEVEDPMCINDVDLSLYVPKAVDETGITVASPERFSTYSSIEKDDNKLSEASGGEISNSEQNDLEEDNDGDGELENGVIDAVPVDENLFTGEDLDELEEELNTLDLEE, encoded by the exons GACAAAACATTTGGcctgaagaataaaaaaggtgcaaaacaacagaaatttaTCAAGGCTGTGACTCACCAGGTTAAATTTGGTCAGCAAAATCCACGTCAG GCGGCTCaaacagaaagtgaaaagaaattaaaaaaagaagataagaaaaaagaattacaagAATTAAATGAACTCTTCAAGCCTGTGGTTGCTGCACAGAAAATTAGCAAAG GTGCTGACCCCAAATCTGTAGTTTGTGCATTCTTCAAGCAAGGACAGTGCACTAAGGGAGACAAGTGTAAGTTTTCTCATGATTTGTCCTTGGAAAGGAAGTGTGAAAAACGAAGTGTCTACATCGATGCAAGAGATGAGGACCTGGAAAAAG ATACAATGGATAACTGGGATGAGAAGAAGCTGGAAGAGGTGGTGAACAAGAAGCACGGTGAGgcggaaaagaaaaaacccaaaactcaaATA GTCTGCAAGTATTTTCTTGATGCTATCGAAAACAACAAATACGGATGGTTTTGGGTCTGTCCAGGGGGAGGAGACAACTGCATGTATCGCCATGCTCTTCCTCCAGGTTTTgtgttaaaaaaagacaaaaagaaggaggaaaagcaaGATGAAATTTCTTTAGAAGATCTAATAGAAAAAGAG CGTGCTGCCTTAGGACCAAATGTTACCAAAATCACTCTAGAGTGTTTTATTgcatggaagagaagaaaaagacaagaaaaaattgATAAGGCTGAGCAAGATatggaaaggaggaaagcagattttaaagCTGGCAAAGCACTGGTG ATTAGTGGACGTGAAGTATTTGAGTTCCGACCTGAGCTGGTTGATGCAGATGATGAAGAAGCAGATGACACCCAGTATACTCAAGGAACGGGAGAAGATGATGAG GTAGAAGACCCTATGTGCATAAATGATGTGGATTTGAGCCTGTATGTTCCAAAGGCTGTGGATGAGACTGGTATTACTGTGGCTAGTCCAGAGCGATTCAGCACATACAGTTCAATAGAGAAAGACG ataataaATTAAGTGAAGCTTCTGGTGGTGAGATAAGCAACAGTGAGCAAAATGATTTAGAGGAAGATAATGATGGAGACGGGGAACTGGAAAATGGAGTGATCGATGCAGTTCCAGTTGATGAAAATCTCTTTACTGGCGAGGACTTGGATGAACTAGAAGAAGAACTAAACACTCTTGATTTAGAAGAATGA